The window TTAGCTTAGCTACGACCGAACCTTCCTGGAGGCAGCATTGTACTACGCGGAATCGAAAACTATCAATTAGAATATTCACTCTTCTCTCTATTTTACGCTATCTGCTATTTAATATTATTCGTCTTTACTTTACGTACATCGCGATAAAACTCACTTTGTAATTAACCGTAGGGCAGATTTTAGCCTCTACTTAGACCGTTTCATTTTTCCTCCTGTCAAATTTTCTATTAACCATTTCTGCATCTCAAGATAGTGTAATAGTTCCGTATATTAATTAGAGCAATGCAAAGCACATGGAAGAATCTTCAATTAGGCAACCTAATTAAATGAAAAACATGAATGAGATGTCTTCAAAATTTCTTATATACAAcatatagtttatttatttatagatAGCAATATAAAGTAATAATCCCAAATAAGCTTGATGAAGAACATAAAAGAAGAAACACACCTAGACTATAGATTCAAGAATGACAAATTTACATgtaattaaaacaaaaattaagTACTTCATTTTTCtatctcttatttttcttttttctcttttggttTTTGTAGTAACCCCACATGGTGACtcaattgattctccaccatgaaaaaaaatcatataaCCCCAGTAGTCATGCATGCATGCATCCAAGAAAATCATCAAAAACCCCTATACACTTGAATATTATTGAATTATTCATCTTGAATTATTCATCTTGAATTATGCATGTCAGTTTCATCACTTGCATCAACAGAGGAGAAGAAATCACCATCCCCTGCAGCACCTTTCTCTTTTACTTCCTCAATTTTCTCCACAGCCTCTTTTATATCCCATCTTTTCTCCACATCAGCCTCACAACAACTCAAACCAACCTTCAAAAGCTTCATCATTTCACCCTCACAATCTTGTGTTCCTTTCATTTCCTTATCAAACACCTCTTCTTTTGATGAATCCTCTCCAAGAACAGAGTTTACCCAACTCGCCAAATCATCGGTGTCATGACTCCCCTTGCCTAAAAGATTTGAAGGAAATTTCCCAGTCAAGATTTCTAGGATCAACATACCAAGTGTCCAAACATCAGTTTTCCTGTTGATTTTGCCAGATTGCTTGTACTCTGGTGCTTTGTATGAGATCATatgttcttgagcatgttcgatATTTACGACTGGTAGTAAGGCGTAATCTGTGAGAACTGGCTCAAAGGTTTCAGTTAGAAGGACATTTGAGGACTTGAGGTGACCATGAGGTGCAGTTAAGCTTGGTAGCTCATTGTAGAGGTACAAAACTCCTTTGGCTACGCCTTTTACAATTTTCAAACGAGTTGGCCAATCCAAGCTTTGGTTCCCACGTGATTTGCTATTGCCTGAACAATCACAATCAATGCACAACTATCATATAAAGAATCATACACACATCATGAAGATACACTCatagtataaaaattattttacaattttacaTCATTTAAAGAATAACTACAGGCAATCGCACATAATAAGAGTGTTTACTGACCTAAAAAAACAAGAGACAGTACTTGCTAAAAAGAGTAAATATATACTTTTAGTATAATATCCCCTCTATTTCACTTTAGATGACATAGTTTAAAATACAAAGATCAAGCTGACAAATTTTCGATTTGAATACAACATaagattttcaaatttttgagaTACAATTAACATATTCAGAAACTATATAAAAAGTATTATACGCCACAATAGTTAACAATTCAAcataacaacaacatacccaatgtATTCCcataagtggggtttggggatGGTAGAGTGTAAGTGGGGTTTGAATagttaacaattcaaaatatttgaGAAAAAATATGATCAAAGAAAACCTTGTTTGACTCTCTAAGTTGTAATAGGTTCAAATAATCTGAAACCGAGAAATATGGATTAGAAGAGAGTATAGAGTAAGATACCATGAAGATAAACGGCAAGGCTGACATTGTTTACGTATTCAAAGACCAGAAGTTTCTCCTCTTTCCTATAGTAGAAAGCCAGAACAGGAAGCAAGTTCTTATGACTCAATCTGCCAAGTCTTCTCATATGCTCATGGAAGTCTTCCTTACCGACTTTATTCATATGTCTAAACCTCTTAACAACCATAACAGGACCAGTGCTAAGTGCAGCTTTATAAGTTGAACCAAACACACCACTGCCCAATACTTCAGCTGAGGCCTTTAATAAATCTGGCAAGTCAAATTTCTCAATGTCATCTTTCAAGAACAAAAGCTTTTGTCCTTGTTCAGCTCTTTTGCCATCGTTGGAACGATCAGGAGATGCAGCAGCTTGGCCTTGTTCCATTTTGTTTAGATCAACTGAAGCGAGTTTTGGTTCATGAGTTGTTGGTGATAAATTTGATGATCCTAGAGTAACTTCCCGTTGGGAATTATTTTTCTTGCGACGAGTTATGAGTACAATGGCAATTAGACCTATAACTGCAACAACCACCACGACGATAAGGGCAATCTTCCAAACAGAAGATGATTCTTGCTTTTTTGGTGCCTCTtcattgcatgattttgttaaaGGTGGACCACATAGACCATCATTTCCTGTTAATAAGGAAGCAAGAAAATTTAgttaaaaagaaatagaaagaaatTTAAGCCCTATTTATCTATTTCTAATGTTTTATGTTAATGTCGTTGACGAAAGATAACTCTCCTCAATTATCCCTACTAGAGGACGTTCTCGTATTATCTCTTATTTATTTGATCTTCTTGTAAACTTTCTAGAGTAATGTTTTGGTTATGAAAACCAAAGGGTATGATGATCTTGGATCGTAAGATAACATAAATTTGCATGTATACATCTCTAGTTAAGACGTCCTAATAAGAAACAATATGATTTGTTTTACTAGCTCATACTTAAAAAAGTTCTGTAGTGTTAATAGGAAATGAAGCGACTAAATCTGGTATAGCAAAACGAATTTCTAAAGAAAATATATTGATTTCTAATCTTTTCATGTGTTGCATGCATGTTtgcacaacaacaaccaaaacaaatatGCATTACAAGATAAAGGCTACAAATAATTTAATGCATAACTAATTATGATCATTTTTCAAATACTACAACAACCCATtgaatgttttaaaaaaataccTTAATAAGGAAATATGCACACAATTACAAATgtaagattcaacaacaacaataacccaggaAAATCTCATTAGTGGGGTCTGgaaaggatagtgtgtacgcagaccttacccctgcctgAAGGAATAGAGAAATGTAAGATTAAGAACTTAAAATAATAAAGAGATCCCTTACCTTGAAAAGCAGAAAAATATAGACGAGAAAGGGAAGAAGGAATTGGACCCTCAAACTTATTATTTTGTACATTCAACTCCACGAGCTTTGGCAATTCACCGAATATGGGAGGGAGTTGTCCTGTAAATTGATTATTTGCTAGGTGAAGCTTCTTTAACGAATTCATCCCTTCAAAAGTCTTGCCATCAATTGGCCCAGAGAATTTATTGTTTGAAAAATAAGCACTTTTTAATGCAGTTAGTTTATTCAAAGGTGGCAAAGACCCTTCAAAATTATTACTCAATACACTTATGGTCCTCAAATTAGGCAGCTCTTTTAACGTGTCCACATCAAGGGTACCACTTAAACCAAGATTTTCAAGATTCAAACCATAAACCATACCACCTTCACAAAAAAGACTATTCCAATTAGGCTTATTATTCCCTTTGACGCAAGGTGGTACATTGGCATTCCAAGTTGAAAAGGGGTTGCCATCATATTTTAAAGATTGACTAAACTTGAGCAGAATCTCAGCTTCTGATAATTTCCCCTCTGATGGGGTGGTGACAAATGCTAGTAAAAACGCGATAACGAAGAGGAAGGGAAGatgttttttgtttttgattttgtaGTTTTTTTGTGTAGTTTGTGCCATTTTTGCATATAGAATTTATAGTTGGCTTAATTTTGTTACTGGTGCGCGCACTTGCAGGTGCGCGCCCTCTCAAAGGGCTCCTACAAATGAAAGAATGCTACCTTTATGGAGTTTTGAGGCCAAAAGAAAAGGTGGAAGGAGAATGGAATAGAATGTTTTGTGTACATGCAGGGGAAAACACAAGAGGAACAAGTTTGAGAGGTAGTTGGAAAAATGGACAAATGTGAAGTGGAGAATGTCAAGTTGACAGAGTCCTCTATTTCTTGCTAATTCCCTCATAAAACTACGCTTTACCCTTTGAATTTCGACCATCTTTAACAGCAGTCAATCACCCCCCGAGGTTGTCGTTGGTTTCAGAACTTCCCGCATATTTTATTTTCAGCATTTAAATGTTTATACGTTGataggaagaaagaaaaaatatacaTCTTACAACAGACAAAGAAACTACAAGTATATGTAATACTATAATTGGTTGTATGAACTATCTACGCGCAATACtggtttctttccttttcttgattatatacatactatatattaTACACTCCTATATGTTAtgatttcaagaaaaaaaatgaaatcagCTCGGTGAAAAGAATCTGACTAAGCTTACTCCACGTAAGTTAATTACTATATATGTTGGATTGGTACTGTTGGGAAGGAagtaataattatttaaaaataaataaaagtaaagatCCATGCTGTATTAAGGTTCTAAAAAAGTATTACTCactaagtcttatttttaaaacttgtgatCCTAAATATGTCATGAGTATTATGAGACTAAATTGTTTCCAAAAAGACAAAGTTGTCATTGTTATTGGACTagctaaaagaaaaaaaacattgtATCTGAAGTTCCAAGGTATtacaagagaaaaaaagaaaaatggtacAATTGGTTGTATTAAGGAATCAGGCAGTTTCTTCTATCGTAATCTGTATAACCTACATCGACCATGCAAAGACCATCGGGTGGAGCAGGTGGAGCAGTGGCACGCCTACACGTGGCATCCATCAGCTTCAGCAAGGCATCGTCATCGGCTCCAGCAGCTGCTTCCCTAATCGCTGTTGCCACAAGAACACGAACCATCTGCAAAACATAGCAGCAAGTGATCGCAAATGCTTTCAACAGTTCAAAGGACATCAAGTATAAGAGTATAGGCAAAGTAGGATGGAGTATAAGTAGAAGAATATATTATCCTATCACATCAACTTTCCATACCCTCCGCAAGAAACGGTTAGCAATCAACTCAATGCACATCGTCTTCATATCACTCCCGTCCTACAATTTCAgtacaagaaaagaaaaggattcTTAGTGAAATAATGGCAATTTAACTGCACATCAATCAGATCAGATATCTAAAGCACTTTGAATCCAACAGCTTATGCAGACAACTAAGCAGCACAGATATATGGATTAGaatggagaaaaagaaaaggatcagaaatgaagaaaaaattatataaaataagtaCTCAAATTCTTAAACTAACTCCCATCTTTAATTCACAATGTAACT is drawn from Nicotiana tabacum cultivar K326 chromosome 9, ASM71507v2, whole genome shotgun sequence and contains these coding sequences:
- the LOC107832632 gene encoding pollen receptor-like kinase 1; translation: MAQTTQKNYKIKNKKHLPFLFVIAFLLAFVTTPSEGKLSEAEILLKFSQSLKYDGNPFSTWNANVPPCVKGNNKPNWNSLFCEGGMVYGLNLENLGLSGTLDVDTLKELPNLRTISVLSNNFEGSLPPLNKLTALKSAYFSNNKFSGPIDGKTFEGMNSLKKLHLANNQFTGQLPPIFGELPKLVELNVQNNKFEGPIPSSLSRLYFSAFQGNDGLCGPPLTKSCNEEAPKKQESSSVWKIALIVVVVVAVIGLIAIVLITRRKKNNSQREVTLGSSNLSPTTHEPKLASVDLNKMEQGQAAASPDRSNDGKRAEQGQKLLFLKDDIEKFDLPDLLKASAEVLGSGVFGSTYKAALSTGPVMVVKRFRHMNKVGKEDFHEHMRRLGRLSHKNLLPVLAFYYRKEEKLLVFEYVNNVSLAVYLHGNSKSRGNQSLDWPTRLKIVKGVAKGVLYLYNELPSLTAPHGHLKSSNVLLTETFEPVLTDYALLPVVNIEHAQEHMISYKAPEYKQSGKINRKTDVWTLGMLILEILTGKFPSNLLGKGSHDTDDLASWVNSVLGEDSSKEEVFDKEMKGTQDCEGEMMKLLKVGLSCCEADVEKRWDIKEAVEKIEEVKEKGAAGDGDFFSSVDASDETDMHNSR